A genomic region of Raphanus sativus cultivar WK10039 chromosome 6, ASM80110v3, whole genome shotgun sequence contains the following coding sequences:
- the LOC108807452 gene encoding aquaporin TIP2-3, with the protein MVKIEVGSVGDSFSVASLKAYLSEFIATLIFVFAGVGSAIAFGKLTSDAALDPAGLVAIAVAHAFALFVGVSVAANISGGHLNPAVTLGLAVGGNITLITGFLYWIAQCLGSIVACLLLVFVTNGESVPTHGVGAGLGALEGIVMEIVVTFALVYTVYATAADPKKGSLGTIAPIAIGFIVGANILAAGPFSGGSMNPARSFGPAVVSGDLSQIWIYWVGPLVGGALAGLIYGDVFIGAYQEV; encoded by the exons GTTGGAAGTGTGGGTGACTCGTTCAGTGTTGCATCTCTAAAGGCTTACTTGTCTGAGTTTATCGCAACTCTTATCTTTGTATTCGCTGGCGTTGGCTCAGCTATCGCTTTTGGCAAGCTAACCTCCGATGCCGCCTTGGACCCAGCTGGTCTTGTGGCTATTGCGGTGGCTCACGCGTTTGCCTTGTTTGTTGGGGTTTCGGTTGCTGCTAACATCTCTGGTGGGCACCTTAACCCTGCCGTGACTCTCGGTCTTGCCGTTGGAGGAAACATAACACTGATCACAGGTTTCTTATACTGGATCGCTCAGTGTCTTGGCTCCATCGTTGCTTGCCTTCTCCTTGTCTTTGTTACCAATGGAGAG AGCGTACCGACCCATGGAGTCGGAGCCGGTTTAGGAGCACTGGAAGGTATCGTGATGGAGATCGTTGTGACATTTGCTTTGGTCTACACCGTTTACGCCACAGCTGCTGATCCAAAGAAGGGATCGCTAGGAACCATCGCTCCAATCGCTATCGGTTTCATCGTTGGTGCCAACATCCTCGCTGCTGGTCCTTTCAGCGGTGGCTCCATGAACCCAGCGAGGTCGTTCGGACCAGCTGTTGTCAGTGGAGACTTGTCACAAATCTGGATCTACTGGGTGGGTCCACTCGTTGGTGGTGCACTTGCTGGACTCATCTACGGCGATGTGTTCATTGGTGCTTACCAAGAAGTTTAA